A DNA window from Anaerolineae bacterium contains the following coding sequences:
- a CDS encoding IS4 family transposase gives MGQARETMARSSEQEGVVGDIEVFLQDAILGLEPDRQANRRRGPGRPPVLPSLCLWAGLLVCVLRRGFTSQTALWRLLCQKQLWSYPRFLLTDEAVRKRLAKAGSAPLEKFFAQISSLLRQRLRGYAIPDLAPFASTVVALDETTLDKVARSLPALRGAPAGDDRLLPGKLAGLFDIRHQQWLKVQHVESARQNEKVLAQKMVEALPRASLILADLGYFGFAWFDWLTQSGHYFVSRLRAKTSYKVIHAHYQKGDCFDGLIHLGAYRADRAQEAVRLVTFRVGTTTYRYITNVLEPITLSIYDIARLYAYRWDIELAFKLIKRELGLHLLWSAKVGVILQQVWAVLIISQILQALRLEIAGRAGVDVFEVSMPLLAEYAPRLAADGLDPVEVFVQQGRHLGFIRPSRRTKIQAPIIPPEEIIPPPEGLVLTRTARHANRNCGPRPKETN, from the coding sequence ATGGGACAGGCCAGAGAGACGATGGCGCGGTCTAGCGAGCAAGAAGGTGTAGTTGGGGACATCGAGGTCTTCCTGCAGGATGCCATCCTTGGCCTGGAACCGGACCGCCAGGCAAACCGGCGCCGCGGCCCTGGTCGGCCCCCGGTGTTGCCCAGCCTGTGTCTTTGGGCCGGGCTCCTGGTGTGTGTGCTGCGTCGGGGCTTCACTAGCCAGACGGCGCTGTGGCGCCTGCTTTGCCAGAAGCAGCTCTGGTCCTACCCTCGCTTTCTGCTCACCGATGAGGCCGTGCGCAAGCGCCTGGCCAAGGCTGGCAGTGCCCCGCTGGAGAAGTTCTTTGCCCAAATAAGCTCCCTTCTTCGTCAGCGCCTCCGAGGCTATGCCATCCCCGATCTGGCCCCCTTTGCCAGCACGGTGGTGGCCCTGGATGAGACCACCCTGGACAAGGTGGCCCGCTCCCTGCCTGCTCTCAGGGGGGCGCCTGCAGGAGATGACCGGCTCCTGCCGGGCAAGCTGGCTGGCCTCTTCGACATCCGCCATCAGCAGTGGCTCAAGGTGCAACATGTGGAGTCGGCGCGCCAAAACGAGAAGGTGCTGGCCCAGAAGATGGTGGAGGCTTTGCCCCGGGCAAGCCTGATCCTGGCTGACCTGGGCTACTTCGGCTTTGCCTGGTTTGACTGGCTCACTCAGTCTGGTCACTACTTCGTCTCCCGCCTGCGGGCCAAGACCTCCTACAAGGTCATCCACGCCCATTACCAGAAGGGCGACTGCTTTGACGGCCTTATCCATCTGGGTGCCTACCGGGCCGACCGGGCCCAGGAGGCGGTGAGGCTGGTGACATTCCGGGTGGGCACTACCACCTACCGCTACATCACCAACGTCCTTGAGCCTATCACCCTCAGTATCTACGACATCGCCCGCCTGTATGCTTACCGCTGGGACATCGAGCTGGCCTTCAAGCTCATAAAGCGTGAGCTGGGCCTGCACCTGCTTTGGTCGGCCAAGGTGGGGGTCATTTTGCAGCAGGTGTGGGCGGTGCTCATCATCTCTCAGATCCTTCAGGCCCTGCGCCTTGAGATCGCCGGCCGCGCCGGGGTGGACGTGTTTGAGGTGTCCATGCCCCTTCTAGCTGAGTACGCTCCCCGCCTAGCGGCAGATGGGCTGGACCCGGTGGAGGTCTTTGTGCAACAGGGTCGACACCTTGGCTTCATCCGCCCCTCCCGGCGCACCAAGATCCAGGCACCAATCATCCCTCCAGAGGAGATCATACCTCCACCCGAGGGACTAGTCCTTACCCGCACTGCCCGCCATGCCAACCGCAACTGCGGCCCCAGACCCAAGGAGACCAATTAG